From the Brachybacterium sillae genome, the window GGTCGTCGACGGTGAAGGAAGCGCCGACGAGAAGCGGCAGGGTCAGGTCGGGGCCGTCGGCCGGGCCGTCGGCGACCATGGGGTCGGGGCCGTCGGCCCGCATCGAGGCGTCGTCCTCCAGCAGCGCCGTGAGTTGCGGCGCCATCCCCGGCAGGCGCCAACAGTGCGTCTCCCAGTCGTTCAAGTAGCGCACGCGATGCCACACGCCCCCGCAGATCCCCTTCGCATCACCCAGGTGGGGACCGAAGTTCACGCGGGCCAGGGATTCGACCAGGATCTCCACGGTGACCTCGGCACGCCGCGCGCCGTCCGGCAGCACCACAGGGGCGAGCGGGGTGAGGTCGATGCGGGCCGGGTCCTCGTGACCGTGGCCGACGGCGCCAGCGAGGTAGCCGTCCACGTACACCTGCGCGAGATCGCGCAGGCCGTACAACCGCAGCGGGTCCAGGACCAGCTCCCCGTCGCGCTCGGCCGCCTCGATCTCCACGCGGCGACGCAGCAGCTGCAGGCCGCGGTCCAGATCAGCCTCTTCGAAGGACGGCGGGACGGGATGCACCGGACCGGGTGCTGTCCAGAGAGAGGTGCGTCGCAGCGGCACCCGTCGTTCCACCGTCACCTCCCCGGCGGGGAGAGCGGCGGGGTGTTCGGTGAGACCCAACTGCTGCAGGTGCTCCGCCAGCGGCGGCAGGTCGCGGTGGCGAGAGATGACCTCCCGGAACGCGTGGAACTTGGGGGTGAGGGTGCCGTCCTCGGCGATCGGGGCGTCGTAGTCGTAGCTGGTGGTGGTGGGCTGGAGGACGCCGTCATGGTTGGCGCCGGCCCACAGCGCGAAGTTCGAGCCCCCATGGGCCATGTAGAAGTTCACGCTCATCCCCCGGGAGAGCATGGTCTCCAGCTCCGCGGCGGCGGAGTCGGCGGAGCGTGTGTGGTGCTCCTCCCCCCAGTGGTCGAACCAGCCGTTCCAGAACTCCATGCACATCTGCGGCTGATCGGGCAGCTCCTGCGCCGCCATCTCCAGCACCTGTTCAGTGCGGGATCCGAAGTTGAGGGTCGCGAGCGCCCCCTCCACGGTGCCTCCGCTCAGCCACATGCGGGCCGGGCCATCACTGGTGACCAGCAGCTCCGTGATTCCGCGGCGGCGCAGACCGTCGCGCACATGCTCGAGGTACTGGGTGTCGTCACCGTAGCTGCCGTACTCGTTCTCCACCTGCACCATCACCACCGGTCCGCCGTGGCAGGCCTGGCGCGCGGCGATGATGGGGATGAGCTGGTCGAACCAGGCGTCGACCGGGTCCAGCCAGCGCGGGTCCCGGGAGCGCAGGTGCATGCCACGGTCGGCCAGCACCCAGGCGGAGATGCCGCCGGCCTCCCACTCCGCGCAGATGTACGGGCCGGGTCGGACGATGACATCGAGGCCCTCCTCCCCCGCCAGGTCGAGGAAACGCCCGAGATCCGCTATTCCGTCGAAGGTCGTCACCCCACGCTGCGGCTGGTGGAGGTTCCATGCCACGTACGTCTCGACGGAGTCGCAGCCCATCGCCACAAGACGCCGCAGGCGGTCCCTCCACAGTTCGGGATGCACACGGAAGTAGTGCAGTGCTCCGGAGATGATCACGTGGGGCTGCCCGTCGCGGAGGAAACGCTCGGGGGTGGGGACCAGGCGAGCTGCGAGCTGCGGGGATGCGGCGGCGGGGGACGTCGGCATGACGCCGATCCTTTCACGCAGCCCGGTGGCACACGGGTCCGGGTCCCACGGGTCCGGGTCCCACGGGTCCGGGTCCCACAGGTCCGGCGCGACCGGACAGGTGTCCTGCGGGCGGTCCTCACGAATGGCGGACACGGGGTGTCCGCCATTCGTGAGCTGCGCAAGACACCCACCCGTCTCCTCGCCCTGGCCGCACGCCCCGCCCTCACCCGCCAGCGCCTGGCCTCCGCCCTCACCCGCCAGCGCCTGGCCTCCGCCCTCACCCGCCAGCGCCTGGCCTCCGCTCTCCCCGCCAGAACGAGCTGGGCCCCACCGCCTAGAGTGGCTCCGACAGCGCCGTCACCCACCGGTCACGGCGACCACCCCGCTCGAAGGTGCCCGATGAAGCAGCACGAGGTCCGCGTCCACCCGTCCGCCGATCACCTGCCCCGCCAGGAGCAGCTGGCCTGGCGCCTCGCGGAGGTCGCGACCGACCCGGTCGCCGTGGAGCCCGCGGTCGCCGAGATGATCGGCAACCGGATCATCGACAACGCCGCCGTGGCGCTGGCCTCCCTCACCCGCGCGCCGATCGTCTCCGCCCGCGCCCAGGCCCTCGCGCACACCGTGCCGACGGGACCGACCGCCTCCGGTGGACGCGGCGCCGGGGTGATGGGCACCCCGTGGCGCACCTCCCCGGAGTGGGCGGCATGGGCCAACGGGGTGGCGGTGCGTGAGCTCGACTTCCACGACACCTTCCTGGCCGCCGAGTACTCCCACCCGGGGGACAACATCCCGCCGATCCTCGCCGTCGCCCAGCACGTCGGCTGCTCCGGCGCCGACCTGGTACGCGGTCTCGCCACCGGGTACGAGATCCAGGTGGATCTGGTGCGGGCGATCTCCCTGCACCGCCACAAGATCGACCACGTCGCCCATCTGGGGCCGTCGGCCGCGGCCGGGATCGGCACCCTGCTGGGTCTGGACGAGGAGACGATCTTCCAGGCGATCGGGCAGGCCCTGCACACCACCACCGCCACCCGGCAGTCCCGCAAGGGCGAGATCTCCACCTGGAAGGCCCACGCCCCCGCCTTCGCCGGGAAGATGGCGGTGGAGGCGGTGGACCGGGCGATGCGCGGCCAGACCTCCCCGGTGCCGATCTACGAGGGCGAGGACGGTGTCATCGCGTGGCTGCTCGACGGCCCCGAGGCCCGCTACCAGGTGCCGCTGCCGGAGCGCGGGGAACCCAAGCGGGCCATCCTCGACACGTACACCAAGGAGCATTCCGCCGAATACCAGGCGCAGGCGTGGATCGACCTCGCCCGTCGTCTGCACCGCGAGCGCCCGGAGGTCACCGACCCGGCGAACGTCTCCTCGATCCTGCTGCGCACCAGCCACCACACCCACCACGTGATCGGCTCCGGGGCGAACGACCCGCAGAAGTACGATCCGCAGGCCTCGCGCGAGACCCTCGACCACTCGATCCCGTACATCGTGGCGGTGGCGCTGCAGGACGGCACCTGGCATCACGTCGACTCCTACACCCCGCAGCGGGCGCAGCGGCCCGACACGGTGGAGCTGTGGCAGCGCATCAGCACCGTCGAGGACCCGGAGTGGACCCGCCGCTACCACTCGGACGACCTCGCCGAGAAGGCCTTCGGCGGCGCCCTCGAGATCACCCTCACCAGCGGGGAGGTGATCCGCGACGAGATCGCCGTGGCCGATGCCCACCCGCTGGGCGCCCGCCCCTTCGCCCGTCCGCAGTACGAGCAGAAGCTGCGCACCCTCGCCCAGGGGATCGTGGAGGACGCGGAGATC encodes:
- a CDS encoding glycoside hydrolase family 35 protein produces the protein MPTSPAAASPQLAARLVPTPERFLRDGQPHVIISGALHYFRVHPELWRDRLRRLVAMGCDSVETYVAWNLHQPQRGVTTFDGIADLGRFLDLAGEEGLDVIVRPGPYICAEWEAGGISAWVLADRGMHLRSRDPRWLDPVDAWFDQLIPIIAARQACHGGPVVMVQVENEYGSYGDDTQYLEHVRDGLRRRGITELLVTSDGPARMWLSGGTVEGALATLNFGSRTEQVLEMAAQELPDQPQMCMEFWNGWFDHWGEEHHTRSADSAAAELETMLSRGMSVNFYMAHGGSNFALWAGANHDGVLQPTTTSYDYDAPIAEDGTLTPKFHAFREVISRHRDLPPLAEHLQQLGLTEHPAALPAGEVTVERRVPLRRTSLWTAPGPVHPVPPSFEEADLDRGLQLLRRRVEIEAAERDGELVLDPLRLYGLRDLAQVYVDGYLAGAVGHGHEDPARIDLTPLAPVVLPDGARRAEVTVEILVESLARVNFGPHLGDAKGICGGVWHRVRYLNDWETHCWRLPGMAPQLTALLEDDASMRADGPDPMVADGPADGPDLTLPLLVGASFTVDDPADAHLDMSGAGRGVAWVNGFCLGRYWSVGPQRTLYIPAPVLHPGRNQVLLLEMEESSPRLALVGGPVLD
- a CDS encoding MmgE/PrpD family protein, with translation MKQHEVRVHPSADHLPRQEQLAWRLAEVATDPVAVEPAVAEMIGNRIIDNAAVALASLTRAPIVSARAQALAHTVPTGPTASGGRGAGVMGTPWRTSPEWAAWANGVAVRELDFHDTFLAAEYSHPGDNIPPILAVAQHVGCSGADLVRGLATGYEIQVDLVRAISLHRHKIDHVAHLGPSAAAGIGTLLGLDEETIFQAIGQALHTTTATRQSRKGEISTWKAHAPAFAGKMAVEAVDRAMRGQTSPVPIYEGEDGVIAWLLDGPEARYQVPLPERGEPKRAILDTYTKEHSAEYQAQAWIDLARRLHRERPEVTDPANVSSILLRTSHHTHHVIGSGANDPQKYDPQASRETLDHSIPYIVAVALQDGTWHHVDSYTPQRAQRPDTVELWQRISTVEDPEWTRRYHSDDLAEKAFGGALEITLTSGEVIRDEIAVADAHPLGARPFARPQYEQKLRTLAQGIVEDAEIDRFLTAVVELEQLPAGELDRLTVRAADGVVDLTASPKGLF